The following coding sequences are from one Sphaeramia orbicularis chromosome 11, fSphaOr1.1, whole genome shotgun sequence window:
- the zftraf1 gene encoding zinc finger TRAF-type-containing protein 1, with product MSSLEERDVGVAAAPGSSSAGLGVGAVGAAVEAVAGVAAMQEEVGIRREGPEPDPDEPPKKRVKVPEGESGKLEERLYSVLCCTVCLDLPKASVFQCTNGHLMCAGCFIHLLADSRLKEEQATCPNCRCEISKNLCCRNLAVEKAVSELPTECTFCLKQFPRSSLERHQKEECQDRVTQCKYKRIGCPWQGPFHELPAHENECSHPTKTGTELMGILGEMDQNHRRDMQLYNSIFSLLCYEKIGFTEVQFRPYRTDDFITRLYYETPRFTVLNQTWVLKARVNDSERNPNLSCKRTLSFQLILKSKVNSALECSFLLLKGPYDDVRIKPVIHHHSFSNDANETDYVPLPISDSVECNKLLAAKNINLRLFIFQVQK from the exons ATGTCTTCGCTGGAAGAGAGGGACGTGGGCGTTGCGGCCGCCCCTGGCTCCTCCTCGGCTGGCCTGGGGGTCGGGGCTGTGGGGGCAGCGGTGGAGGCTGTCGCCGGGGTGGCTGCCATGCAGGAGGAGGTCGGGATACGGCGAGAAGGGCCCGAGCCTGACCCAGACGAGCCACCCAAGAAGAGGGTGAAAGTGCCCGAGGGAGAGTCAGGAAAACTGGAGGAGAGACTGTACTCAGTGCTGTGCTGCACCGTGTGCCTAGACTTGCCCAAGGCGTCtgtattccag TGTACCAATGGGCACCTGATGTGTGCAGGATGTTTTATCCACCTCCTGGCTGATTCTCGTCTCAAGGAGGAACAGGCCACGTGTCCTAACTGCAG GTGTGAGATCAGCAAGAACCTATGCTGCAGGAACCTCGCAGTGGAGAAGGCTGTCAGTGAGCTGCCGACAGAATGTACCTTCTGCCTAAAACAATTCCCCCGCTCAAGCTTAGAGAGACACCAGAAAGAGGAATGCCAAGACAG GGTGACACAGTGTAAGTACAAGAGGATTGGCTGCCCTTGGCAGGGTCCGTTTCATGAGTTGCCAGCACATGAGAATGAGTGCTCCCATCCCACCAAGACTGGTACAGAGCTCATGGGAATACTGGGAGAGATGGACCAGAACCACCGTAGAGACATGCAGCTTTACAACAGCATCTTTAGCCTGCTGTGCTATGAGAAAATTGGGTTTACAG aGGTACAGTTCAGGCCGTACCGCACAGATGACTTCATCACTCGTCTGTACTATGAAACGCCACGCTTCACTGTTCTCAACCAGACGTGGGTGCTGAAGGCCCGCGTTAACGACTCTGAACGCAACCCCAACCTGTCCTGCAAGCGTACCCTCTCCTTCCAGCTCATCCTCAAAAGCAAG GTGAACTCTGCCCTAGAATGCTCCTTTCTCCTGCTGAAGGGGCCGTACGACGATGTGCGGATCAAGCCGGTCATCCACCATCACTCCTTCAGCAATGACGCCAATGAGACCGACTACGTCCCTCTGCCCATCTCCGACTCTGTGGAGTGCAACAAACTGCTGGCCGCCAAAAACATCAACCTGCGCCTGTTCATCTTCCAAGTCCAAAAATAA